The proteins below are encoded in one region of Pleuronectes platessa chromosome 12, fPlePla1.1, whole genome shotgun sequence:
- the ggps1 gene encoding geranylgeranyl pyrophosphate synthase isoform X1, which yields MDCDPGTTSERILLEPYKYLLQLPGKQVRTKLAQAFNHWLNVPDDKLQVIIEVTEMLHNASLLIDDIEDSSKLRRGFPVAHSIYGIPSVINSANYVYFLGLEKVLTLEHPEAVQMFTQQLLELHRGQGLDIHWRDTYTCPTEEEYRNMVLQKTGGLFGLAVGLMQLFSDWKQDLKPLLNTLGLFFQIRDDYANLSSREYSENKSFCEDLTEGKFSFPTIHAIWSRPESTQVQNILRQRTENMDIKKYCVDYMEKIGSFAYTRQTLRDLEIETYRLIEQCGGNPQLESLVTHLSKMHHKAEATAEASPEPHSSENH from the exons ATGGATTGTGACCCGGGAACAACCTCTGAGCGGATTCTGCTGGAGCCATACAAGTACTTGTTGCAACTGCCAG GAAAGCAAGTGAGGACAAAACTCGCCCAAGCATTCAACCACTGGCTCAATGTTCCCGACGACAAACTGCAG GTGATCATTGAGGTGACGGAGATGCTGCACAACGCCAGCCTGCTCATTGATGACATAGAGGACAGCTCCAAGCTGCGGCGTGGTTTCCCTGTGGCCCACAGCATCTACGGCATTCCCTCCGTCATCAACTCAGCCAACTACGTCTACTTCCTGGGATTGGAGAAGGTGCTAACCCTGGAGCATCCCGAGGCCGTCCAAATGTTTACCCAGCAACTACTAGAGCTGCACCGTGGCCAGGGCCTGGACATCCACTGGAGGGACACCTACACTTGTCCCACCGAGGAGGAGTACCGCAACATGGTGCTGCAGAAAACTGGGGGGCTCTTTGGTTTGGCTGTGGGCCTGATGCAGCTCTTCTCCGATTGGAAACAAGACCTGAAACCGCTCCTGAACACGCTTGGTCTCTTCTTCCAGATCCGCGATGACTACGCCAACCTGAGCTCCCGCGAGTACAGCGAGAACAAAAGCTTCTGCGAGGACCTCACCGAGGGCAAGTTCTCTTTCCCCACCATTCATGCCATATGGTCGCGTCCAGAGAGCACCCAGGTGCAGAACATCCTGAGGCAGCGCACGGAGAACATGGACATAAAAAAGTACTGTGTGGACTACATGGAGAAGATCGGCTCGTTTGCCTACACCCGTCAGACACTGCGGGACCTGGAGATCGAGACGTACCGTCTCATCGAGCAGTGTGGGGGGAACCCTCAACTGGAGAGCCTGGTCACACACCTCAGCAAAATGCATCACAAGGCTGAAGCAACGGCAGAGGCCAGTCCTGAGCCGCACTCCAGCGAAAACCACTGA
- the ggps1 gene encoding geranylgeranyl pyrophosphate synthase isoform X2, translating to MLHNASLLIDDIEDSSKLRRGFPVAHSIYGIPSVINSANYVYFLGLEKVLTLEHPEAVQMFTQQLLELHRGQGLDIHWRDTYTCPTEEEYRNMVLQKTGGLFGLAVGLMQLFSDWKQDLKPLLNTLGLFFQIRDDYANLSSREYSENKSFCEDLTEGKFSFPTIHAIWSRPESTQVQNILRQRTENMDIKKYCVDYMEKIGSFAYTRQTLRDLEIETYRLIEQCGGNPQLESLVTHLSKMHHKAEATAEASPEPHSSENH from the coding sequence ATGCTGCACAACGCCAGCCTGCTCATTGATGACATAGAGGACAGCTCCAAGCTGCGGCGTGGTTTCCCTGTGGCCCACAGCATCTACGGCATTCCCTCCGTCATCAACTCAGCCAACTACGTCTACTTCCTGGGATTGGAGAAGGTGCTAACCCTGGAGCATCCCGAGGCCGTCCAAATGTTTACCCAGCAACTACTAGAGCTGCACCGTGGCCAGGGCCTGGACATCCACTGGAGGGACACCTACACTTGTCCCACCGAGGAGGAGTACCGCAACATGGTGCTGCAGAAAACTGGGGGGCTCTTTGGTTTGGCTGTGGGCCTGATGCAGCTCTTCTCCGATTGGAAACAAGACCTGAAACCGCTCCTGAACACGCTTGGTCTCTTCTTCCAGATCCGCGATGACTACGCCAACCTGAGCTCCCGCGAGTACAGCGAGAACAAAAGCTTCTGCGAGGACCTCACCGAGGGCAAGTTCTCTTTCCCCACCATTCATGCCATATGGTCGCGTCCAGAGAGCACCCAGGTGCAGAACATCCTGAGGCAGCGCACGGAGAACATGGACATAAAAAAGTACTGTGTGGACTACATGGAGAAGATCGGCTCGTTTGCCTACACCCGTCAGACACTGCGGGACCTGGAGATCGAGACGTACCGTCTCATCGAGCAGTGTGGGGGGAACCCTCAACTGGAGAGCCTGGTCACACACCTCAGCAAAATGCATCACAAGGCTGAAGCAACGGCAGAGGCCAGTCCTGAGCCGCACTCCAGCGAAAACCACTGA